The DNA segment GACGCCGGTCAGCATCGCCGTGCGCTGCTCGATCTGGCGCTCGATGCGCTCGCGCATCTGGATGAAGGCGAGGCCGGCGCGGCGGACTTCCTCGGCCCCGCGCGGGGAAAAATCATCGATCTTCTGGCCCTTGCCGAAACTCTCGGCAGCCTTGGCAAGCGCGAGGATCGGCCGGATCTGGCCGCGCAGGAACAGGATGGCGATGGTGAGCAGGACCAGCGAGGCGCCGACCATCCAGACGATGAAGATATGGGTATTGGAGGCATAGGCCTGGCTGCGGCGCGCATAGACCCTCAGGATGCGCTGGTCATCGAGCTTGATGCGGACTTCGACAAGATCGGAATTGCCGACGGTGTCGATCCAGAACGGCTTGCGGATCTGCTGGGAAATCTCCTCGCTGAGGATCTGGTCGAGGATTTCGAAGAAGGGTTTCGGGCGCGGCGCCGGCAGCTCGCCGTCGGGCTCGATGGAAATGCGCAGGTTGAGCCGGTCGCGGGCGATCTGGATGACATCGTCATAATCGCTGGCGGGCATTTTATCGATGAGATCGATGACGGCGGCGATATCGCCGGTCACGGCCGCCGACAGCCGTTGCGTCACCAGTTGCCAGTGGCGCTCCATGAAGACGAAGGCGACGACCGACTGCAGGAGCACCATGGGGATGATGACAATCAGCAGCGAGCGGGCGTAGAGCCCCATCGGCAAGCGCCGCCGCAGCCAGCGGGCCGTGCGTTTCCAGGCCGTATCGGCCGCC comes from the Pararhizobium qamdonense genome and includes:
- a CDS encoding ATP-binding protein, which codes for MASFDILRRSRAPAADTAWKRTARWLRRRLPMGLYARSLLIVIIPMVLLQSVVAFVFMERHWQLVTQRLSAAVTGDIAAVIDLIDKMPASDYDDVIQIARDRLNLRISIEPDGELPAPRPKPFFEILDQILSEEISQQIRKPFWIDTVGNSDLVEVRIKLDDQRILRVYARRSQAYASNTHIFIVWMVGASLVLLTIAILFLRGQIRPILALAKAAESFGKGQKIDDFSPRGAEEVRRAGLAFIQMRERIERQIEQRTAMLTGVSHDLRTILTRFKLQLALAGDSADLDSLNQDVEDMQSMLEGYLAFARGEAEEDVGQLKLSDLMNRLTLEGELHEKTVTTSVEGNDNIRVRPNAFTRLIANLASNAYRYANTVHIDARHSNKWLTITVDDDGPGIPERSREDVFKPFFRLDEARNLDSSGTGLGLAIALDIARSHGGNVTLSDSPMGGLRAVVRVPA